A region of the Bradysia coprophila strain Holo2 unplaced genomic scaffold, BU_Bcop_v1 contig_232, whole genome shotgun sequence genome:
GGAACATCCTCTCTGAATTataattgaattcattttttctgttatttctCTTTATCCACAAATGAATCCACACACATTTTACCGATGGTAACCAATTTTCCGTCGAAAATTACCACTGGTTCTCATGTCCAAACAACTATATTACCACCAGTGTACAGTACAATCCACCCGACGATAATAACTTACAAATTATCTTTGTCCGCAATTAAatgtattttcgaaaataaaaacattaaaaaccataaaacccccagacagacagacaaatTGTTTAACACATCATAAATAATATCCTCAACTACAACACTCCAGTATGGTACACACATAACAAGACGATACATGGTACCATTTTTATAAGAAAGTACAACAACGACGACGACGAAGaggagatataaaaaaaacccaaaCGACGAAGAACAAgaagacgaaagaaaaaaaaaaccttcgaACACATGCTGGCAAACTACTGAATGAAATATTCTATAAAATGAGCCATAAAAAGTTAAGAAATGTTTATTCAAAACACCAGACTCACTTCATCTCTCGGACAAATCATTGTGTGTGCGCGCCTGCATATGCATACAGATTATTATAAATGTGGAAAAGTTGACGATTTATAATAAGACCAAACGAGATATGCACAATATCCCATCCATATGCGtttctttttgtgtgtgcCAGGCGGATATCAAAGGAAACGATTTTCCACATCCTGTCTCGACCGATGTTTTCCTTCTGTTTGAGTGTGGATAGATAGAGTACACTACACACGTACTACCAAGTCTATACGGGGGTTCATATGCAGTAATGAGTATGCATACATTTCGGGATGCGTTGTCGCGCAGttactttgttactttgtcGATGCGgatgaaattcttttgatttattgaCACTTAACGAGGCACTGTGTGGTTGACGCTGTTCAAATCATGAGATTGTGAATGAAGATGAACAGTTACACAGTACTCCCATGCAACAAGTCTCATACTTCGTACTTATCTGTCCACGGTACGTAATTCTCGCCGTAAGTGAgctaaaaaattcaaatccgAAAGTGTAACGCTGCGTTTCATCGTCCCCATTCTGATAGACTGCTGTGATCAGAGCGAGACGTCCGAGTACCAATTTATGATAACTTGTCTTGCTGGACTTGTCATTCACCTAGATTCTTAACGAAATGCGAAGATCAATTTCACGTTCGAAGTATGAGCTTTGTATGTTTTCGTAACAATTGAAGCTTGTTTGATTAACAGTAACAATACCTTTGGATTAGAAGTCCAACGCGCTTTCCACTGCGCCAAAGAGACAGTGATTTGGTCATGTGAAAAGTCCAATAAATAATAGTCATCATACCGTACAACGCATAAAATCCTTAGAGAGGCGATTTTGTGagagaaaatatatgaaattctctcacaaattCGCCTCTCTAAGGTTTTTGTGCGTTGTACATTAGATCAGAGCAATCAATATTTCACAAAGCATTTCCGTCAgaacaaaatctattttcatGTAAAGATAGTGAGAATTCggtcaattttattgaagtttCGGTAAATGTTTCAAAGAGAGAAAAGGCGGCATCGGTctctcattttgacatttccATCGAGGCCAGTGTTAGGGATAACTGAGCCGAAATCTCTCTACGGTAACAATGTGTGATGAAGTGTCGAAATATTGGCGCTTGAGGTGGGAGCTGGCAACAACATTTGGCAAAGATCccgatacgtcaaaaataaatggaaaaatgaaagaCATAACGACTCGTGATCGTTGCTCATGCTCTTTTTTTCATATGAAGATCATGCCCTATACAGTGCATATCAAGTGCCaatatttttcggttcttTAGTTTTTGAGCAGCgattaaaaatgaaaggaaGTTTAGTTGGAAGGGCTTAGTCAGTAGTATTTCTTGCCAAATATTTCGACTACGTTTCGTAGTCATTGCCAATGGCAATCGCCtggaatcaacaaaaaatatttaggcTACAGATGTTGGCCCAACTTACATAAACTACTTGTCTTCGTCATTTGTAATTGTCAATTGTCTTACGTTTCCGTTCCAAAAGGTAGATAGAGCCgcgagagagccgtgagagagcgagcagTCAAATagacaaagcaaaaattgaaaaaaaaaatcaattttgtctctcagaAGGAGTACTTTTTGGGTAAGAAATAGTTGTTATACAAACCTAGTCGGCATACGAGTCCATGCAAGCACAAAAAAGCCACTTGCCATTTGTGACAGTCAGACCTGTCGAAATTGGTTTCCATCAATTTTACCTGCGATGTCACAGTAAACTTGCATTCCCCATTGTCTGGTCATACTTAAATAGAAATCGACACAAAAGACCAATCCGACATTCCGGTTGCATCTCTGCcaaattaagcaaaaaaaatcgcagaCCCCTACACATATCTAAGTTACAGCACAGTACACCAGCACACATTACCAAATGAAATCGATCGGAAGTTAGGTGAATTATGTAATGCTCTATTAAACCACTTAATGTGTGTCGTCCTGTTCCTTGCATTCATTGCTGgcagattcttttttttcttcacttctgttgttgttaaaatagaaaaaaatgttctgcGCACATAACCTCTTGTACACGTTTAAATATCCTGTTCCTATATGTATATACCGCCAGAGCTAGCCATCACATACGACAACATACTCTCTTAAAAATCGCATCAACATCCTCGCATACACAATGTCTTttctgggatttttttttaatgctcGAAATAGGACAAGAGAGGACAATGACAATAGGGATCATATTCATAGCGCTACTGAACAAGTACACTTTGAAGGATAATAACCACACACCAAGTAGCACAATGTGTGATATGTGTGTGCGATGTTATATAGGGGCtgcgaggggtaaccgactcgggaAATTGACTGCACACcctcaaaggaattgccggagtatccggtaaataattggaattgatggaaCTGACCGGAATTGATCTGAATTGGcaggaattgatcggaattgataggaattgactggaaatatgtggaattgaaagtaaatgagagtaaatgctgataagtgtgattatcggaaagaaggaccagcgaatgcaaaaccactttatttcctttttgttttaattttaaaagcccccgcacaataaataacagtgtacagtgttgatcagttccattttagaacaggtccaacgtccttttatgttcaaaatatgcacactgaaggattcttcttcagaggattcttgtgagtcagatacggaagagtttgagccgaaacaaacaagtgaatattcgtcgggggaatgttaggctggggcattgccgatgcgaaatgctccagtttcaaaccaaatttacaaaaaaatgcatcaccgaaccgacaatatcatctattccatcaacttttcaaaagcctaatgctcaaaacaaacgagacattgaaaacgtgttttggtcctatttctcatgacgaaattttcgaaactgtcaaatgaagtatgtttcattttcatattgcaACCGGCTTATATAGACTTTTCTCTCACACAaaacgttcctccgcacaaaagtccatgcttcatacgcaaaaaaaaaaacaattcgttcctccgcacaaaagtccatcgactttatacacaaaacgttcctccgcacaaaagtccatgcttcatacgcaaaaaaaaacaattcgttcctccgcacaaaagtccatcgactttatacacaaaacgttcctccgcacaaaagtccatgcttcatacgcaaaaaaaaaacaattcgttcctccgcacaaaagtccatcgactttatacacaaaacgttcctccgcacaaaagtccatgcttcatacgcaaaaaaaaaacaattcgttcctccgcacaaaagtccatcgactttatacacaaaacgttcctccgcacaaaagtccatgcttcaagcttcatacacacaaaaaagtaacattctccgcacaaaagtccatgcttcatacacaaaatgttgcaaaagccCATCGTCCATAAAATGTTACACGCAATTATTGTGCGTTGTGTTCTTCCGTGTATATATTATGGTCGATGGAAATTTATGGTCGATGggcttttgcaacattttgtgttatgaagcatggacttttgtgcggaggaacgaattgttttttttttttgcgtatgaagcatgcacttttgtgcggaggaacgttttgtgtataaagtcgatggacttttgtgcggaggaacgaattgtttttttttgcgtatgaagcatggacttttgtgcggaggaacgttttgtgtataaagtcgatggacttttgtgcggaggagcgattaaagaaataaaaggaattaagagcaattaaaaggaattgacaggaagtacctttagaaattgaaagggtatcgaaaggaaattgaaagggaattgaatggaattgaacggaattgaaaggaattgaaaggaaatagagcgaatccggcaattagacgagttggtccggtaattgaggtaattaaacggaattgaaaggaattagaaattgatttgccaccattttggccagtcggttacccctcgagGGGCTGCGATTGGTTATTATTGGAGACAATTCAGtggaacaattttctttttttgaattttattttgcgttCAAAAACTACGGATCCGATGAAGATTTTCCTGGTGGCTTCCGGTTCCTTCGTCCAAACGTTTTGTGTGTGCGAGGAATAGaaatgcaacaacaaaaaccaaaatgcaAAATCTTATTAATCATTCAAATTCGTACACTGCTGTTGTGTGTTGGGAAAAGCCTGCATGATAAGTAGCCGAGTAACACACCACAAAAACCATCTAAACATGAACACATTAAATGACGGGAACATCAATGGCTTACTAAAGCTCGTAATCTACACTTGTCCACGTATCTGTATATGCATGGAAAACGATGTTCTCTCGGCTGGAATACAAATGATGTTTAGCCGCGAATGGGATGCATATATCTATAGTTTGGTGGAGAGTTTTCGAGGTTTTTCGATACATATTCGTACCAAACATATGGTGCCTCTCGCATCCATATATGatcgaaaaaccgaaaaccatTATTTCGGTTGcggagaatgaaaattcgACGATTTTGGATTATTATTAGATTCAGCATTCACAACCATTCACGGCATTTATAACCAGCGGAGACCGcacattttgtgtgtgtgaggtttttttctttcgtcagTGGTTGATGCCAGCCCCATCAGAACGACGGCAAAAGTCGgactttcaaattttatcttttttaataaaatattttgttgcgGCACCGCaagtaggaaaaaaaaaaaaaaaaaattggaacagATACACAGCACACAGGATGTGTgtgacaaaattttataaataaacgtCCACCCTTAAGGATTTAGGGGTGTTAATAGATGTACAAGATGTGCGacacggtttttttttttgtgtgttgttgcCTACGTCTTGtttgatgtaaaaaaaaacttgtttgtTGGATCTGTGTGCGGTTTAGATGGatgatttctttaaaattggGCCATTTAGCACATTTGTTACCACGGAGTCATATAAATGTTTAAACGACCATACAACAACCCTCTTtacccgaaaaaaaaaatgaaattttaacatttcgcTCATCGTTTCggtttccataaatttttgtttcttttaataTTGAGGTGGACAAGGGTGCGGAATGCGCAACACATTGTGTCTGATACGGTTTTAATGGGATTCGTTGGAcgggaaatttcatttttttttaaattttttcaaacccCCGAATGCATTTCTTTGTCATTTTaatctcaattttcttttctttcctttgCAGAACCCACAAACTACGTCTGTTCCACGTGTAAAACGCGTCTCTATTCAGCCTGGCGATTAGTTGAGCATGTTCAACACGCTCATGGTGTTAAGATCTACATCGAATCGAACAGTAACGCAGCTACTGGACAACCACAGAATCAAGCCCTGACCGATTTAAGTGGCAGCTCCACATGCTCGTCGACTAGTTCGTCGGTCAGTTCTAGCCAAATATCTCAGCAATTGAACATACCAACGTCATTGCATCAACAAGTGCAACAGATTCAACAACAGCAGATGCAGCTTTCTCAACAgaaacagcagcagcagcagcaacaacaacagcaacaatctcagcaacagcagcaacaacaatcTCAATCGCAACTTCAATCGAACCAAATCAATCCCAATTTACCGCACGGTCTTCGACATCATCCAATGCTTCCGCCACCAGACATGCACGGCAATCCATTCGGTTTACTTCGATTGCCATTACCACCGCCACCCGTAGCACCGTTATTTTCGCGTCAACATCACGATTTCCGCATGGAACAGCTAGTGTCCGAACAGTTTCGACATCATGGCCTTAATTTAGCTGCAGCTGCCGTTGCTGCAGCAAATTCGCTCACTCCGCATTCGCAAACGTTTCCGAACAGTCAGTCACCATCCGACCGAACATCGGCACCACGTAACATAACGAACATGCCACCGTCCACGCAAAGTTTGCGCATCGAGCCACAGATGGATTTTTACTCGCAGCGATTGCGACAGCTTGCCGGAACAACTAGCCCGGGAGGAAGGGTTGGTACAACGAGCTCGCCGAGTTCCCGTAAGCAGCAATCGCCGTCATTTGCGAGCCCATCACCTTCACAATTACCTCCGACGCCACTTACAAGCAATTCACGTCCGCAAAGCTTAACACCGCCCGATCATCATCAGACCGATTTGAATGATGAGAACGGTGCCATAACCACAACGCCTCGATCTGCGTCCACACCGCCGAATAAGCATCATCATCATGCAGCGAGTAATGTTGTTCATACTTGCGAATTTTGCGGCAAGAAGTTCAGATTCCAGGGCAATTTGCTGGTGCATCGACGATCGCACACAGGCGAAAAAACGCTGAAATGTACGAGCTGTGATTTTGTGTGTTTCCAAGCGTCGAAGCTGAAGAGCCACTTGAAAATTCACAGTACGCCCGAAGATCGACAAAGTAATGCAGGATCGGTGGAAACGTGTGACGGTGACGATTCGCAtgacgaagaagaagatgcCGAAGCAATGGACGAGGAGGAAGAAGAGGAAGACGAAGACATGGAAGATTGTGATGAAATGGAAGATGAGGCTGAAGATTTGAGTGTCAGCAGCAAAGGTGATAATCGATTCGTTATAAAACGGGACATGCTACTGGGACCGAATCCACCAGCATCGTTGGTCGGCGAACTGATGGACAAATTTGGACTGTCGAACATTGCTCAGTATTCGGAAGCCTACAAACAGGCGCTACAGGAATCAAATCACGCTTTAAAGTTTCACCTGACCAGCAAGGATCgggacaacaacaacagcagtgCTCATCCACCATTAAACGATAAACTGAATGGTCTGCCAGCTGCCTTACGACTTCGCGAagaattcgcaaaaaatatgcTCCAGTCGCAGCAAGCCCAAACGCCAGCACAAGTTCCTCTATTCAATCCGTTCGAGAATCCCTTCGATCCGtcgaaacgaatgaaattcgACAACAATGACTGGTGGCTGCCCGGACTCAACCGTGGCGATCCGCTGTACGAGAGTTTCAAAGCAAAAACGCAAATAATTCCCACCTCGTCCGCGAACATGATGAATCCGATGAAAAAGGAATCACGACGCAACGACACCTGCGAATACTGCGGCAAAGTGTTCAAAAACTGTTCCAACCTGACGGTCCATCGACGCAGTCATACCGGCGAGAAGCCGTACAAATGCGAACTGTGTTCGTACGCGTGTGCCCAAAGCAGCAAACTcacccgacacatgaaaacaCACGGCCGAATGGGCAAAGACGTGTACCGGTGCCGATTCTGTGATATGCCATTTAGTGTACCGTCAACGCTGGAAAAGCATATGCGAAAGTGTGTGGTCAGCCAGGGCAAAATAATGCCCACTAATTTCACCATGCCACCGATGCCGATGATCGGCAGCAGTACGGACGATGAGACACATTCCAGTAATCCACCATCGTTACAGCAACCAACATCGCAATGTCCTCAATTGATTAAGAAAGAGGAAACCGCATGACTTTATCCTCATTGGGGTGGCATTCCGGTGCCACCGACCAACCGGATGATGTCGACGACATTTTAACTagattttatggttttaaattaaatggaaaacgGAAGGAAGAAGAAGACGGAAAATGTGAACCTAGTCGGACAAATGAGTGAAAACTCGAATGTGACGGTGGATTTGTTTAGGCCGAAACAGAGCGCAGAGAGTGCAGAATGATACGGCGAGAGTAAGTGAggagaaataaattattattattaaatagaAAACAAGGCATCGTATACTTGAAAACTTGAGGCATTAATACCAAAGTTAaagtaaaagtgaaaaaaaaagaattaaaaaaaagaaaagaatttttaacaatAAGAGAATCCTGTGTACATATAAAAGCTGTGTAAAAATAGAGATAAAATTTAAAGAGAAGACAAACAATTTAATCGATTCCCCATGGAACACGTGTAaactaaatttaataatttaaaaacaagAGAAAGATGAGAAATTATTTAAGTTTAAACTTAAGACGGAAGAGAGTGGTGTAGTTTTATTGAACACTTAAATAGTTGAATTACGTTAgcaatttttctgttattaatttttaattatttttttttcttttttattaataaaattgtcggaaaaacatcaaaaaagaagcaaacaaatttcgtttttgtgcGAGGTGCGAGGGGCGGATAAACTAGAAAATTCTCTGTCAACCGAAATAAAATATCCGACGAAAATCCGttaaaaatcgttaaaaaaaaaccaaaatcgaataaaatcctcaaaaatcattcaaattggacgaaatcttaaaaaatccatcaaaatacTTTTAAGGTTTCTGTCAATTGTAACAAAATCCTCagaaaatccattgaaaattttcagaaaatcctcaaaaaatCCGttgtaaacgaaaataaaaaaaaataaaaaaaaatccttgaaaatcctcaaaatcgaagaaaatcctttgtgaacgaaattaacgaaaatgttcaaataatCCGTgagaaaccaaaaaaattcttataaaATCCTCAAAAATCCACCAAAAAACGTCAGAGAAAACCTTTTTAAAATCTCTGTCAAGTAAGGAAAAATCCTCGAAAAATGATCATAAAATCCCcaaaatggaagaaaatcctttgtgaacgaaattaacgaaaatgttcaaataatCCGTgagaaaccaaaaaaattcttataaaATCCTCGAATCCTCAAAAATCCACCAAAAAACGTCAGAGAAAACCTTTTTAAAATCTCTGTCAAGTAagaaaaaatcctcgaaaaatgatcataaaatccacaaaatggaagaaaatcCTTCAGAGGAATTCTTTGACAAATTATACCTAGACTGGTATTTCGTTCGGTAAAATGTGTCCCCATAACATCAGTTTGTGTAAGATGCacatttcgtacgattttaCACCAATATATTCATATttggaccacatattttatgtaatttcgTTCGAAATCTACTCTCTGAGTATTGTCGCTTGTGTCATAAAAAACGGGTCCGATAgcgaaaaatgtatggaaaaagtCGATTTTTGAAGTAACGGAATTTTTGCACAGATTCTCGTTTCCAATCGAATGGCTAATCGACAATCTCGAACCATGCAAAGCTAGCGGATTGACACAAGCAACTGGACTACTAATCTTcaaaaatcgttaaaattggacgaaaatcctcaaaaatccaccaaaaaaaacgtgaaagaaaattcttttgaaaagcagAAAAGTGATCGGAAAATCAATTGATCATAAAATAGCCAAAATGGAAGAACTTCTTTCGAGGAATTGTTCTTTGAAAGGacttttttaaacgaaatttaccAAACTCTTCAGAAAAAGTGCTGAAGAAacccaaaaagaaaaatccttgaaaatcctCAATATCCAAGGAGAtcataaaaacattgaaaattggacGTTAGTCCTCGAAAGTCCACTGAAATCATATAAAATCCTTCTAAAatccttctttttttttagaaaatccttCGAAAAAGAAATCTATGAATATCTGCCCCTCGTTTTTTGTGGTTAATAATTTAACGCGAACGTGTACTACAATACAAACCAAAACTAACATAAGTGTTTGGGGTGGGCGAAGCCagagaattttcataaaattacaatgaataaacaaagagagaaaaatttcattttttttgattatttttactaatttttaagactgaatTATTACTGAATTCCATTGTTGTTTCTTTGAGTTTGTGTTTTTTAGATGAATgataaaaagaataaatttatttcctttaaaccaaaaacattttttttgtttttaaattttacaaaatttaaatttaaatcatcGAGAGTCTGACCGACCAAAATCAATTTCCAGATTTAGTGAATTCATTTAACAGTCGGAACGATTTAactaacaaaaattcatcaacCAATCCCGTGATAATTACATTGAAGACCACAGAGATCCCCATCAAAATCGTGATATCAATCCACTCTTCGATCTGTCTCGTACAAAAAATTAAGTATTCAAATACTGCCTCTACTGCCTCTACTGGCAGTGGATTCGGTGGATTCGTTATTGACTGTAGAACACACAGAATCACACTGAGTGGATCTCCATAAATTCTGATATTTAGTTTGGCTTAAAAACTTGAGAACTTTACGcgaacaattaattttttgcacaaaaatacaacaaaaacagaTGTGGGCAGCGTTGTTGGTTCGTCATGAATGAAAAGCTGATTTGCGTacttttttgattaaaatccCTAAGATGTTGGTTGGGTCAAACCAGTTCAATCAACttgacaaataaaattattctgaAAAATGTATCAAAACTGCAGCTCTCGATACATCTTGTGATGTCTCATtgatgttacaaaaatattgtaatcTGTAGCGAAAGTCGAAGGAGTCTCTGAGCttgattttgattaaatttttgattctaaaaatatttccgcatcaaaaatttcgattcaaaaGTGAGGTTAAATATCGATCTGCCGTTACTGCAAAAGAACGGCTAAAAGTACGCATCGCaccttttcaatttaaaaaaaaacgtccacGAAATGAATTCACttaatttgttaattaaattcctaaaatttcaaaatgaaatcattCCTTAAATGCAAGCAATTAGTTTTCTTGAAATTATTCTTTGTTTTCCAGTTTTCCTGAACCACATATCAATCAAGAgacataatttttaaaaattaaaaaagaattgaaaagaCAAAGTGAACTAAAAATTAATGTAAACGAGATACTAACCAAACAAGAGAGATATAAATCAGCGACATGTGATTATttcatcaattaaattaaaaaacaaagaaaacggaaaagggaaaaaacaaaaacaaaattatgaaaacttaaaaactcgcaaaaattaatgtgaaatgaattttctgtttttaggtgtaaagaaagagagagagagagtaaaCCCAGTAAACCAATTTACCTACTTGAATGTTTTTTAAGTCCATTatgtacaaaaacaaaatgtaaaatttaaactaaaaaaaatttaaagtaaaaattgagAGGAGAAATGAAAACCGTTTTTAGCAAAAAGtaaaaagttattttcataaccaacaaaacaacaaaaaaacgaacacacgaatttttgaagtaaataaaagacaacaaaatgaaaaacaaaataaattatgaaattcctatacgaaaaatttaaatgaaaaaaacgtaattttaagcaagaaaaaaattaagaaaataacaaaaaattcaaaaaatatttataaatgttctcataatgaaaataatgaaaaatttgattagaAATGATGGTATAATTgttaaaaaatcacaaaaaattaataaataaacaaacaaaaaaaaaatgaaaaaaactattttcggttccttttcctattttccaaaacaaatatttcagttcCTCTTCTATCGgataaaaaatcactttttgaaaacaataaattaaaaacaatttaaaaaaataacttttcgtgtaaaaaattataaaaaaaaaacaatttatgaatGTACTTAAGCGAccacaacttacaaaagaaatatGTTACCCAATTTCCGGTAAATTATTCAACAGGGTATTtgacattaaaaataaatttaaaaaagaaaaaaaagaaaactgacGAAGAAAAACTGTTATGACAAATAGGGCTGACCgaatttttactttgatttttctatattttgtcAAACGCCTAATCCCAGTTTGCGCTCAGAATGGTCcaaggaatttttttacagagaAATTTTGTATACAGAAAGTAGAGTGAGGTTTCATACAGCGAGggactatttttaggaaaactttttcctaaaaatacttcCTGTATACAACGCTGAATGATTTCTCTTTCATGTTCGATAAGCATGTTCAGtgaaaatatcatcaatcgatgataaaatttgcaaattatcTATACTGATACTCATTGTCAGTCGATACTGATCGATTGTCAGTCGATTCTGATCGATTGTCAGTCGATTATACTGATCGATTGTCAGTCGATACTGATACTGATTGCCAGTCAGTCCATACTGATACTGATTGTCAGTCGATACTGATCGAGTGTCAGTCGATTATACTGATCGATTGTCAGTCGATTATACTGATCGATTCTCAGTCGATACTGATCGATTTTATTAGTCGATACtgatcgattatcgataaaagaTTCGATTAATACtgactttttgaaaatatcgataatcgattctaatcaaaaaatcgatattgTATCAATCCATTGAATTATCGAATACAAGCCACACAAGCCGAATAATGACGATTTCAATTGTGGAAATAGCTCTTACTCTACACCAAAAACCATCGTAATTACAGGCCTTCAAAAAATGACCACTCGAGtattttttaaacgatttcaGAAAGCTCAACTGTCCTAGATTCTCCATATGATTAACTATTCAGGCCTATGTCGTCcgattttatttcgatataTGCACAAACGGCACATGCCACATtatagcgaattataagaaaattgaatttcattataTTAGCTCTCTTTTCGAATGGGCTTACGATATTTTCAGCCAGCCTATTTGAAATGGTGATTGAgttccatttttcttataattcgctaaaatGTCACATGTCCCGTTTCCACATTTATCCGCtggtaaatttgaatttgttggtTGAGAAGCCATTATAGGAAAAGGCTATCTACTAACACTGATCCCTCTActtctattaaaaaaaaattccaatgacCATTCCAAGTTCGTCCAGGGGCTGGGCGTTTTATggagaaagaaaaatcaaaggtAAAATTCGAcccaaaacgaaaataaacagGCGGAATTCATTCAatagtttaaaattttgtagaaaaaaaaacgatgaagTATAGTAACCAATTGCAAGAACTTATATTTGACACGataaaaaacacacaaaaaacaaacggAACCAACCAATCAACCGATGTTATTATAATaaccataaaaaacaaacgCAAGACAAAAATGATATAAAAAGGAAAACCGAACTTGtacttaaaagaaaaaaaaactttttttttgttgttgtttatgaaatgaaatgaaaaagacaCAAAAGCTCCGCAATATTA
Encoded here:
- the LOC119075869 gene encoding B-cell lymphoma/leukemia 11A isoform X1, producing the protein MCTLDFNVNAYMFFVNYLTAMLSTSEDAGFRSFSPQSTDSDTTEQPEVTQDILTCGSCQKTFALSDIVKFIQHKVLQCNKENYGQCFSQAGSSERDPDDGRPLGLVNRRPSISAPISARKPSGSRVHSPLPTSPSELLIGDGASSTPKRLADEEDSSTKRPSSASPLGSSLDEENRRNLQIKQERLELSSSHEEASSISSGQPLKRSRTDVTDAESNTINSEPTNYVCSTCKTRLYSAWRLVEHVQHAHGVKIYIESNSNAATGQPQNQALTDLSGSSTCSSTSSSVSSSQISQQLNIPTSLHQQVQQIQQQQMQLSQQKQQQQQQQQQQQSQQQQQQQSQSQLQSNQINPNLPHGLRHHPMLPPPDMHGNPFGLLRLPLPPPPVAPLFSRQHHDFRMEQLVSEQFRHHGLNLAAAAVAAANSLTPHSQTFPNSQSPSDRTSAPRNITNMPPSTQSLRIEPQMDFYSQRLRQLAGTTSPGGRVGTTSSPSSRKQQSPSFASPSPSQLPPTPLTSNSRPQSLTPPDHHQTDLNDENGAITTTPRSASTPPNKHHHHAASNVVHTCEFCGKKFRFQGNLLVHRRSHTGEKTLKCTSCDFVCFQASKLKSHLKIHSTPEDRQSNAGSVETCDGDDSHDEEEDAEAMDEEEEEEDEDMEDCDEMEDEAEDLSVSSKGDNRFVIKRDMLLGPNPPASLVGELMDKFGLSNIAQYSEAYKQALQESNHALKFHLTSKDRDNNNSSAHPPLNDKLNGLPAALRLREEFAKNMLQSQQAQTPAQVPLFNPFENPFDPSKRMKFDNNDWWLPGLNRGDPLYESFKAKTQIIPTSSANMMNPMKKESRRNDTCEYCGKVFKNCSNLTVHRRSHTGEKPYKCELCSYACAQSSKLTRHMKTHGRMGKDVYRCRFCDMPFSVPSTLEKHMRKCVVSQGKIMPTNFTMPPMPMIGSSTDDETHSSNPPSLQQPTSQCPQLIKKEETA